AGCAGGGGTCGTGGTAGGTGATCAGACCCTCGACCGGGGTCACCGGGACCAGCTTGCCCTCGTCCACCAGGTGCTGGAGCAGCTGGGTGTGGTGGATGACCTCGTACTCGCCGCCGAGCTGCGGGTACTCGTTGGCGATGGTGTTGAAGCAGTGCGGGCAGGTCGCGACGATCTTCTTCGACGACTTCGGCTTCTTCGTCTCCGGCTCGTCGTCATCCTCGCCGAACGCCATGTTCAGCATGGCGACGTTCTCCTGGCCGAGCTGCTGGAACAGCGGCTCGTTGCCGAGGCGGCGGGCGGAGTCACCGGTGCACTTCTCGTCGCCGCCCATGATCGCGAACTTGACGCCCGCGATGTGCAGGAGCTCCGCGAAGGCCTTCGTGGTCTTCTTCGCCCGGTCCTCCAGGGCGCCGGCGCAGCCGACCCAGTACAGGTAGTCGACCTCGCTGAGGTCCTCGACGTCCTTGCCGACGATCGGGACCTCGAAGTCGACCTCCTTGGTCCACTCGACGCGCTGCTTCTTGGCCAGCCCCCAGGGGTTGCCCTTCTTCTCCAGGTTCTTGAGCATCGTGCCCGCCTCGGACGGGAACGAGGACTCGATCATGACCTGGTAGCGGCGCATGTCGACGATGTGGTCGACGTGCTCGATGTCGACCGGGCACTGCTCGACGCAGGCGCCGCAGGTGGTGCAGGACCACAGGACGTCCGGGTCGATGACGCCGTTCTCCTCGGCCGTGCCGATCAGCGGGCGCTCGGCCTCCGCGAGGGCGGCGGCGGGGACGTCCTTCAGGGCCTCGGCCGGGGCCTTCTCCTCACCCTCCATGTCCTTGCCGCCGCCGGCCAGCAGGTAGGGGGCCTTGGCGTGCGCGTGGTCGCGCAGCGACATGATCAGCAGCTTGGGGGAGAGCGGCTTGCCGGTGTTCCAGGCGGGGCACTGCGACTGGCAGCGGCCGCACTCGGTGCACGTGGAGAAGTCGAGGATGCCCTTCCAGGAGAACTGCTCGACCTGGGAGACACCGAAGACGGCGTCCTCGGCCGGGTCCTCCCAGTCGATCTCCTTGCCGCCCGTGGTCATGGGCTGCAGCGCGCCGAGCGCGACCTCTCCGTCGGCGTTCCGCTTGAACCAGATGTTCGGGAAGCCGAGGAAGCGGTGCCAGGCGACACCCATGTTGGTGTTGAGCGAGACGGTGATCATCCAGATCAGCGAGGTGCCGATCTTGATCATCGCGGTGAGGTAGATCAGGTTCTGCAGGGTGCCGAGCGAGAGGCCCTTGAAGGCGAGGACCAGCGGATACGAGACGAAGTACGAGGCCTCGTAGCCCTCGACGTGGTGGATGGCGCCCTCGAGGCCGCGCAGGGCCAGGATCGCCAGGCCGATGACCAGGATGACGTACTCGACGAAGTACGCCTGCCAGGCCTTGGAGCCGGCGAAGCGGGACTTGCGGCCGGCCCGGGAGGGCAGGTTGAGCAGTCGGATGGCCATCAGCGTGACGATGCCGAGCACCGTCATGATGCCGATGAACTCGATGTACATCTCGAACGGCAGCCAGTCGCCGACGACCGGCAGCATCCAGTCGGCCTGGAAGAGCTGTCCGTACGCCTGGAGCA
This DNA window, taken from Streptomyces nitrosporeus, encodes the following:
- a CDS encoding (Fe-S)-binding protein; this translates as MQLAAIIVSLVLTVVGVALIARAVAQIYRFVRIGQPVPAGSRTDNPKQRTITLVKEFLGHTRMNRWGIVGFAHWFVAIGFLTLPPTLLQAYGQLFQADWMLPVVGDWLPFEMYIEFIGIMTVLGIVTLMAIRLLNLPSRAGRKSRFAGSKAWQAYFVEYVILVIGLAILALRGLEGAIHHVEGYEASYFVSYPLVLAFKGLSLGTLQNLIYLTAMIKIGTSLIWMITVSLNTNMGVAWHRFLGFPNIWFKRNADGEVALGALQPMTTGGKEIDWEDPAEDAVFGVSQVEQFSWKGILDFSTCTECGRCQSQCPAWNTGKPLSPKLLIMSLRDHAHAKAPYLLAGGGKDMEGEEKAPAEALKDVPAAALAEAERPLIGTAEENGVIDPDVLWSCTTCGACVEQCPVDIEHVDHIVDMRRYQVMIESSFPSEAGTMLKNLEKKGNPWGLAKKQRVEWTKEVDFEVPIVGKDVEDLSEVDYLYWVGCAGALEDRAKKTTKAFAELLHIAGVKFAIMGGDEKCTGDSARRLGNEPLFQQLGQENVAMLNMAFGEDDDEPETKKPKSSKKIVATCPHCFNTIANEYPQLGGEYEVIHHTQLLQHLVDEGKLVPVTPVEGLITYHDPCYLGRHNKIYTPPREIIAKVPGLRNEEMHRHKERGFCCGAGGARMWMEERIGKRINNERVDEALSLNPDIVSTACPFCLVMLTDSVNGKKNDGKAKESVQVVDVSQLLLDSVKTPADPAGDTEDAGVPEPEPVK